One stretch of Manis pentadactyla isolate mManPen7 chromosome 10, mManPen7.hap1, whole genome shotgun sequence DNA includes these proteins:
- the DNASE1 gene encoding deoxyribonuclease-1 isoform X2 produces MRGTRLAGALLSLASLLQVALALRIAAFNIRTFGEAKMSNATLSDYIVQIVNRYDIALIQEVRDSHLTAVGSLLDKLNQDDPNTFHYVVSEPLGRSTYKERYLFLFRPHQVSVPDSYQYDDGCEPCGNDTFSREPAVIRVRSPLTEVRDFAIVPLHAAPSDAVAEIDALYDVYLDVQQRWGLEDIMLMGDFNAGCSYVSPSSWPSIRLRTSPAFQWLIPDTADTTVTSTHCAYDRIVVAGTLLQRAVVPGSAAPFDFQAAFGLSNQTAQAVSDHYPVEVRLRRA; encoded by the exons ATGAGGGGCACCCGACTGGCGGGCGCTCTGCTCAGCCTGGCCAGCCTGCTGCAGGTGGCCCTGGCCCTGCGTATAGCGGCCTTCAACATCCGGACTTTCGGGGAGGCTAAGATGTCCAATGCCACCCTCTCCGACTACATTGTGCAG ATCGTGAATCGCTATGACATCGCCCTCATCCAGGAGGTCAGAGACAGCCACTTGACCGCCGTTGggagcctgctggacaagctcaaTCA GGATGACCCCAACACCTTCCATTACGTGGTCAGCGAGCCGCTGGGACGCAGCACCTACAAGGAGCGCTACCTCTTCCTGTTCAG acCTCACCAGGTGTCCGTGCCAGACAGTTACCAGTATGACGATGGCTGTGAGCCCTGCGGGAATGACACCTTCAGCCGAGAGCCAGCGGTCATTAGGGTGCGCTCCCCACTCACGG AGGTCCGGGACTTTGCCATTGTTCCCCTGCACGCGGCTCCGTCAGATGCAGTGGCTGAGATTGACGCACTCTATGACGTCTATCTGGACGTCCAGCAGAGGTGGGGCCTGGAG GATATCATGCTGATGGGCGATTTCAACGCTGGCTGCAGCTATGTGAGCCCCTCTTCCTGGCCATCCATCCGCCTGCGCACGAGCCCTGCCTTCCAGTGGCTGATTCCAGACACTGCAGACACCACGGTCACATCCACGCACTGTGCCTACGACAG GATCGTGGTTGCTGGGACTCTGCTCCAGCGCGCTGTCGTGCCTGGCTCGGCTGCTCCCTTTGACTTCCAAGCTGCGTTTGGACTGAGTAACCAGACT GCCCAAGCCGTCAGTGACCATTACCCAGTGGAGGTGAGGCTGCGGAGAGCCTGA
- the DNASE1 gene encoding deoxyribonuclease-1 isoform X4, producing the protein MRGTRLAGALLSLASLLQVALALRIAAFNIRTFGEAKMSNATLSDYIVQIVNRYDIALIQEVRDSHLTAVGSLLDKLNQDDPNTFHYVVSEPLGRSTYKERYLFLFRPHQVSVPDSYQYDDGCEPCGNDTFSREPAVIRVRSPLTEVRDFAIVPLHAAPSDAVAEIDALYDVYLDVQQRWGLELCEPLFLAIHPPAHEPCLPVADSRHCRHHGHIHALCLRQDRGCWDSAPARCRAWLGCSL; encoded by the exons ATGAGGGGCACCCGACTGGCGGGCGCTCTGCTCAGCCTGGCCAGCCTGCTGCAGGTGGCCCTGGCCCTGCGTATAGCGGCCTTCAACATCCGGACTTTCGGGGAGGCTAAGATGTCCAATGCCACCCTCTCCGACTACATTGTGCAG ATCGTGAATCGCTATGACATCGCCCTCATCCAGGAGGTCAGAGACAGCCACTTGACCGCCGTTGggagcctgctggacaagctcaaTCA GGATGACCCCAACACCTTCCATTACGTGGTCAGCGAGCCGCTGGGACGCAGCACCTACAAGGAGCGCTACCTCTTCCTGTTCAG acCTCACCAGGTGTCCGTGCCAGACAGTTACCAGTATGACGATGGCTGTGAGCCCTGCGGGAATGACACCTTCAGCCGAGAGCCAGCGGTCATTAGGGTGCGCTCCCCACTCACGG AGGTCCGGGACTTTGCCATTGTTCCCCTGCACGCGGCTCCGTCAGATGCAGTGGCTGAGATTGACGCACTCTATGACGTCTATCTGGACGTCCAGCAGAGGTGGGGCCTGGAG CTATGTGAGCCCCTCTTCCTGGCCATCCATCCGCCTGCGCACGAGCCCTGCCTTCCAGTGGCTGATTCCAGACACTGCAGACACCACGGTCACATCCACGCACTGTGCCTACGACAG GATCGTGGTTGCTGGGACTCTGCTCCAGCGCGCTGTCGTGCCTGGCTCGGCTGCTCCCTTTGA
- the DNASE1 gene encoding deoxyribonuclease-1 isoform X1, translated as MRGTRLAGALLSLASLLQVALALRIAAFNIRTFGEAKMSNATLSDYIVQIVNRYDIALIQEVRDSHLTAVGSLLDKLNQWVTAVGSQGYWCRQEPTCEWPKIPTGICFKPGMTPTPSITWSASRWDAAPTRSATSSCSDLTRCPCQTVTSMTMAVSPAGMTPSAESQRSLGCAPHSRRSGTLPLFPCTRLRQMQWLRLTHSMTSIWTSSRGGAWSYVSPSSWPSIRLRTSPAFQWLIPDTADTTVTSTHCAYDRIVVAGTLLQRAVVPGSAAPFDFQAAFGLSNQTAQAVSDHYPVEVRLRRA; from the exons ATGAGGGGCACCCGACTGGCGGGCGCTCTGCTCAGCCTGGCCAGCCTGCTGCAGGTGGCCCTGGCCCTGCGTATAGCGGCCTTCAACATCCGGACTTTCGGGGAGGCTAAGATGTCCAATGCCACCCTCTCCGACTACATTGTGCAG ATCGTGAATCGCTATGACATCGCCCTCATCCAGGAGGTCAGAGACAGCCACTTGACCGCCGTTGggagcctgctggacaagctcaaTCAGTGGGTGACAGCAGTGGGGTCTCAGGGGTACTGGTGCAGACAGGAGCCCACCTGTGAGTGGCCGAAGATCCCGACTGGTATTTGTTTCAAGCCAGGGATGACCCCAACACCTTCCATTACGTGGTCAGCGAGCCGCTGGGACGCAGCACCTACAAGGAGCGCTACCTCTTCCTGTTCAG acCTCACCAGGTGTCCGTGCCAGACAGTTACCAGTATGACGATGGCTGTGAGCCCTGCGGGAATGACACCTTCAGCCGAGAGCCAGCGGTCATTAGGGTGCGCTCCCCACTCACGG AGGTCCGGGACTTTGCCATTGTTCCCCTGCACGCGGCTCCGTCAGATGCAGTGGCTGAGATTGACGCACTCTATGACGTCTATCTGGACGTCCAGCAGAGGTGGGGCCTGGAG CTATGTGAGCCCCTCTTCCTGGCCATCCATCCGCCTGCGCACGAGCCCTGCCTTCCAGTGGCTGATTCCAGACACTGCAGACACCACGGTCACATCCACGCACTGTGCCTACGACAG GATCGTGGTTGCTGGGACTCTGCTCCAGCGCGCTGTCGTGCCTGGCTCGGCTGCTCCCTTTGACTTCCAAGCTGCGTTTGGACTGAGTAACCAGACT GCCCAAGCCGTCAGTGACCATTACCCAGTGGAGGTGAGGCTGCGGAGAGCCTGA
- the DNASE1 gene encoding deoxyribonuclease-1 isoform X5 — protein MPPSPTTLCRDDPNTFHYVVSEPLGRSTYKERYLFLFRPHQVSVPDSYQYDDGCEPCGNDTFSREPAVIRVRSPLTEVRDFAIVPLHAAPSDAVAEIDALYDVYLDVQQRWGLEDIMLMGDFNAGCSYVSPSSWPSIRLRTSPAFQWLIPDTADTTVTSTHCAYDRIVVAGTLLQRAVVPGSAAPFDFQAAFGLSNQTAQAVSDHYPVEVRLRRA, from the exons ATGCCACCCTCTCCGACTACATTGTGCAG GGATGACCCCAACACCTTCCATTACGTGGTCAGCGAGCCGCTGGGACGCAGCACCTACAAGGAGCGCTACCTCTTCCTGTTCAG acCTCACCAGGTGTCCGTGCCAGACAGTTACCAGTATGACGATGGCTGTGAGCCCTGCGGGAATGACACCTTCAGCCGAGAGCCAGCGGTCATTAGGGTGCGCTCCCCACTCACGG AGGTCCGGGACTTTGCCATTGTTCCCCTGCACGCGGCTCCGTCAGATGCAGTGGCTGAGATTGACGCACTCTATGACGTCTATCTGGACGTCCAGCAGAGGTGGGGCCTGGAG GATATCATGCTGATGGGCGATTTCAACGCTGGCTGCAGCTATGTGAGCCCCTCTTCCTGGCCATCCATCCGCCTGCGCACGAGCCCTGCCTTCCAGTGGCTGATTCCAGACACTGCAGACACCACGGTCACATCCACGCACTGTGCCTACGACAG GATCGTGGTTGCTGGGACTCTGCTCCAGCGCGCTGTCGTGCCTGGCTCGGCTGCTCCCTTTGACTTCCAAGCTGCGTTTGGACTGAGTAACCAGACT GCCCAAGCCGTCAGTGACCATTACCCAGTGGAGGTGAGGCTGCGGAGAGCCTGA
- the DNASE1 gene encoding deoxyribonuclease-1 isoform X3 gives MRGTRLAGALLSLASLLQVALALRIAAFNIRTFGEAKMSNATLSDYIVQIVNRYDIALIQEVRDSHLTAVGSLLDKLNQPHQVSVPDSYQYDDGCEPCGNDTFSREPAVIRVRSPLTEVRDFAIVPLHAAPSDAVAEIDALYDVYLDVQQRWGLEDIMLMGDFNAGCSYVSPSSWPSIRLRTSPAFQWLIPDTADTTVTSTHCAYDRIVVAGTLLQRAVVPGSAAPFDFQAAFGLSNQTAQAVSDHYPVEVRLRRA, from the exons ATGAGGGGCACCCGACTGGCGGGCGCTCTGCTCAGCCTGGCCAGCCTGCTGCAGGTGGCCCTGGCCCTGCGTATAGCGGCCTTCAACATCCGGACTTTCGGGGAGGCTAAGATGTCCAATGCCACCCTCTCCGACTACATTGTGCAG ATCGTGAATCGCTATGACATCGCCCTCATCCAGGAGGTCAGAGACAGCCACTTGACCGCCGTTGggagcctgctggacaagctcaaTCA acCTCACCAGGTGTCCGTGCCAGACAGTTACCAGTATGACGATGGCTGTGAGCCCTGCGGGAATGACACCTTCAGCCGAGAGCCAGCGGTCATTAGGGTGCGCTCCCCACTCACGG AGGTCCGGGACTTTGCCATTGTTCCCCTGCACGCGGCTCCGTCAGATGCAGTGGCTGAGATTGACGCACTCTATGACGTCTATCTGGACGTCCAGCAGAGGTGGGGCCTGGAG GATATCATGCTGATGGGCGATTTCAACGCTGGCTGCAGCTATGTGAGCCCCTCTTCCTGGCCATCCATCCGCCTGCGCACGAGCCCTGCCTTCCAGTGGCTGATTCCAGACACTGCAGACACCACGGTCACATCCACGCACTGTGCCTACGACAG GATCGTGGTTGCTGGGACTCTGCTCCAGCGCGCTGTCGTGCCTGGCTCGGCTGCTCCCTTTGACTTCCAAGCTGCGTTTGGACTGAGTAACCAGACT GCCCAAGCCGTCAGTGACCATTACCCAGTGGAGGTGAGGCTGCGGAGAGCCTGA